In Paenibacillus sonchi, the genomic stretch ATCGTCCAATCTGCTCTACATTGGCCTTCTCATGCTTCAGTAAGGAAGCAGCTACGAATCCGGCATTCTCCTTGAATGGAATCTCGGACGGGAGAATCTCATTCATTGCCTCCGGATCTGCGAACTCCAGAACTGTATCAATATCTTTTTTGTCTGTTTCAGAGATTGATCCCTTAGCCTGTATAAGCTGGCTTATCAGGGCGTGCAGCTCCGCTGTGCTTCCCAGATCAATCACTTTCAGATTTACCTGATCCTGTAATGCCGGTCTGTCTGCAGCCGCATATTCAGGCAAATCCAAAGTAAGATAATAATAAAAGGCATTCAGGTACAGCTCTGCCTCATCCGCCTGCATCACTTGCATTGGGAACGCCGGATACATCGGACAGTATTTCACATGCGCACCTACCATTACCCTTAAGTCAGCAATCATTTGATCGTATAATGCTTCGAACTGCTCTTTGGATAAGGTAGACAAAGCGCGCATCAAAGGGCGTGAGAAGGTAAACCCAAGCGTCTCCATATTTTTAATGGCTGTTGCCAAATAAGCCCTCGGGAGCCGGTCCGGCCCTTTTCCTTCGTCTACAATCAGTTTGTTTGCTCTGCGCAGATAGATGGTATTTATCATCATAAAAAGTGTCCAGGAAAGCCATATCCCTAATATCATTGGAAGATTCAGTAGAAGGAAGGAATATGATAGCCTGGACGCCTCCTCTCGTGATAGAAGTACATCAGGAAAGCTGCGACCCTAATTTCGCCAATGAAGTAGAAGGAAGGATCGCAATAGCCTGAAGATCAACGTTCAGAAGCCGTAACTCCGAACCTTTGATGTACCCATCATCCCACACCTGAGCATATGCCAACAGGGTAAAAGTATTACGACGTTCGGGGAATCACGAATCAACGAAGTATCCAAATACTCTTCTCATGAAAGGTGAATCCGTCCATCGCGCTCAAGAGAATTGCCAAAAACCTGCTACTGGATGTTGGACCTCCGTCGTCCCCATTTTGGCGTAAATATAGAGTGAACCAAAACCAAAAGGATAATTGCAATCCTCTTGAAGCAACGTTTCGGGGTAACCCTCTTCGTCTACTTGAAATAAAAAAGAAAATGCCTCTTCCTTCAGTTTCGTCAAATAATAGTCTTCATTTTGAATCAGTCTCGGGTTCCCGCCCACTTTGATCAAAAAAGACTGATCCATCGATTTTTCGTCATTGCTTAGTTCTCCGCCTGAAATGGCGTGTTTTATAAGACCTGGGTTAGTAAACATAGCTTTGGTGCTTTCCGTTGAAATGGGATGCTCAATCACCTTGATCGAGCAATTAGGATAAATGTTGTTTTCCAAATACTCCTCATAGTCTTCAGGGATGAAGATCGAAATCATACTCTCCGGTTTAAAGGGATGGATGAGGCTCAGATAAAAAATATATTTTTGGTTTCCTTCGTGAATGAGGTCTGATTGGCCGTCAAAAAATTCGGGTGCATTCCCGCCGATCCAGCCTGCCCGAGGTTCGTTCGATAAGGCCGATTCTGCATAATAAAGAATACAGTCTACTCTCTGGGCTAAAATATTCGTTTGATTCTCCATAGTCACTTTACAACTCCCCCTCAAGAAACTTCATAAGGTGCAATTCAGGCCGCCTCGTCCGGCTGATTAGTGACCGTACTGTGAGGCAAAAAAGCGTTCAATCATTTGTTTCGTTTCCCTTGGACTTCTCAACTGAACTGCCTTTCCATCTTCATCAAAGGTAAAATGCCCTTGAAATGCTTCTGGCATATCATGATACTGTTTCTCGACTTGTTGCAGTGCTTTTTCAAAACAGGGATAACCGTATTTTTTAATGAGGCGAGGCAACCCGAAGGCAGACCTTAAGAACTCATATTCTTGGTAGTTATAGGGGGTATTCTCCGGCCTTTTTATCAAAATCTTAAGGAAATGACCCATGACCTTGTCGATCTCTTCTTCTGAGGCATAATATGCTAATCCATGGACCGCGAGCAGTCTCATGTCCAAGTACCGTTCTTTCTTATAGGCTTTCTGAAAAAAATCTTTCAATTCCAATTCCTTGCACCGGATTAGACCGTACAGAATTTGGTTTCGTAGTGCGATATTTTTCAACTTAAAATACAACTGCTCTATCAAAACTGCTTCCTCTGTTGTTAAAAACTCATAGGCTATATCACTTACTGCGCTGATAAACTTAGCGTTATTTTCACGAAGGGGGGCAGTCGTTAGATACCTCATTGATTCCTTGTGAAGCTGTTGATTCAAAGACATATACGCACTCCTTTGATAAACATTGCAATTCCTTCGATAATATAGATCTTATTTCCATTATAAAGATCGTTTGTCCCTAATCTACCTACTTTTTACCCGATTTCTGGAACTTCGTTATCCCAATACCCACATGTTACCCGAGAAAGATTTTTCTCTTCACCAATTCCACACTCATAAGCGTTTTTTACCAATATTTTGCCCTGCTTATGATGCGGTTCTCCTTAACGGTTCTATCGGCGAAAATAGAGCCGAAGCGCTTTGGTGAACGCTTCGGCCACACTTAAAAGTGGGCATTTTCTCGGACGAGGTAAGGTGACACTTTCCCAGACGATTGACAAACAGCCAAATCTTCACTTTACACCGCAGTCATTAGGTGGTAATATCATTTCTATAATTCCATAAATATAGAAATGATGGTGGAAAGGAGAATTTAATGGCTGATGTAGATCACGATCTGGTGCAAGCTGTCAAAGTATACAAGGCTCTAGGTGAGCCTACACGACTAAAAATTGCCTTAATGCTAATCAAGCAAGAGAATCAATGCGTTACCGCGATCGGTGAACAGCTTGGACACGTAGCCGGTTCAACGTTATCCCATCATCTCAAGCAGCTGACGGAATCGGGTTTAATCCAGTCGCAAAAGAATGGTTCGTTTATTCACTACAGCGTTGATCAAGAAGTGGCAAAGAAGTTTGCGCCATATTTACTGGCGTAAATTTTTTTAAGTATCATTTCTATATATTTAGAATTATAGAATACCGAGGGAGGGAAACCATTTTGGAAAAACGCTTGAGCTAGCTAGGCATTAAAGAAAGTACACTGTTAAAAAATTCAATCCTTCATCGTTATAATTTCTACATGTTTAGATATATAGAATTAGAAAGGGGAACAATCAAATGATTAAATCGTGGAAAGTTTATATTTTAGCGATTATAAGTTTTTTAGTGGGAACTTCGGAATTTGTAATTGCCGGGATATTGGATCTAGTTTCCAGAGATGTAGGCGTAACCATTGCTGCTGCCGGCCAACTCATTTCGGTTTATTCCATATCTTACGCGGTTGGTACTCCGATTCTCATTGCGGCTACCTCTAAACTAAGCCGGAGAACACTTATGCTGGCTGCTTTGGCGCTCTTTTTTATAGGGAATTTAATTACGGTGGTCTCGACGGGCTATCCGATGCTTGTTGGTGCGAGAGTGATCTTAGCTCTTAGTACAGGTGTCTTTACCGTGGTTGCCCTAACTGTTTCTGCTCAAATTGCCGGACCTGGAAAACAAGGCACCGCCATAGCAACTATCATGATGGGATTTAATCTATCGCTTATTTTAGGCGTTCCTCTGGGAAGAGTTATTGCCAGCACCTACGACTGGAAAATGATTTTTTATGGAATCGGCCTTCTTAGTTTTATCGCGATGCTGGTCATTTTAATGGCTTTGCCAAAGTCGCAGGGAGAGGCAAATGTGCCTCTTAAAGAACAACTCGCCCTGTTGAAAAGGCCGCAGCTATTATTAACCTTGTCGATTAGCTTCTTTTGGATGGTCGGTTATACGATCATTTACACGTTTATTACACCATTTCTGATGAACATTACGGGTATGAGCAATGGGATGGTGAGCATCGCGCTATTTTCATTCGGCATAGCAAGTTTGCTGGGCGCCCAGGCTGGAGGTTATGGTGCGGATAAATTAGGTATTCCGCGTACGCTGAATGGAAGCTTAATGATCCACGCTGGTATTTTGATCCTTATGTCTCTCTTAGCCCATACATCTATAGCTGTCTTTCCGTTGCTGCTGTTATGGTCGTTTTTTGCTTGGTCTACGGGTCCCATTCAACAAGTTTATATGATTAGCTTGGCACCAAGCGCAGCGGGCATTCTTCTGAGCTTGAATACATCATTCATCCAGTTGGGGATTGCTGTCGGAGCTGCCATTGGCGGTCTTGTTGTGGAAATATTCTCCTTACAATCAATCGGCGTGGCTGGCGCAATTGGTGTTGCAATCGCACTCCTTCCGGCTATATTATCGTTCTCGATGCGAAGTCAGTCTCCGAATGGCATACAATCCGTCACAAGCAAACAATGAAACAATGCGTACAATTACACGAACAAGCAGCGGTATGCCGCTGCTTGTTCGTGGTTTTCTAT encodes the following:
- a CDS encoding ArsR/SmtB family transcription factor translates to MADVDHDLVQAVKVYKALGEPTRLKIALMLIKQENQCVTAIGEQLGHVAGSTLSHHLKQLTESGLIQSQKNGSFIHYSVDQEVAKKFAPYLLA
- a CDS encoding MFS transporter: MIKSWKVYILAIISFLVGTSEFVIAGILDLVSRDVGVTIAAAGQLISVYSISYAVGTPILIAATSKLSRRTLMLAALALFFIGNLITVVSTGYPMLVGARVILALSTGVFTVVALTVSAQIAGPGKQGTAIATIMMGFNLSLILGVPLGRVIASTYDWKMIFYGIGLLSFIAMLVILMALPKSQGEANVPLKEQLALLKRPQLLLTLSISFFWMVGYTIIYTFITPFLMNITGMSNGMVSIALFSFGIASLLGAQAGGYGADKLGIPRTLNGSLMIHAGILILMSLLAHTSIAVFPLLLLWSFFAWSTGPIQQVYMISLAPSAAGILLSLNTSFIQLGIAVGAAIGGLVVEIFSLQSIGVAGAIGVAIALLPAILSFSMRSQSPNGIQSVTSKQ